The window GCATCACTTTGAGCCAATCGCTGATGATGCTCTCGGTGTCGTACTGCATCAGATACTCGCAGCCCTGACGAGTCCTCAGCtgcacgcaaacacaaacaggcgTGATGAGAGCGGTGAAAATGAAGCTGGACTGTAACCACGGGAACACACCGGTACCTCTAGGACGTTCTTCTTGGACGACTTGTCCTTGGAGGCCCAGCTCACTGAGGATCCTCTCAGATCGACGGTGTATTCTGGAACAATCTGTGACGATTTACTCTGAAAACAGGAAATCGTCATCAACATGACGATCGCTGACCGACGGGTTCAGTCTGAGTTCATCGTGTCATTGTGTCGCTTACATGCTGAAAATCACCTGACAGTATTTTAACGTGTTTGACATGTTACCCTTCAACCTGCTGAGTCATGAACGACAGTCTAATTGAATGCTTGCAGAGCtctgagctaatgctaacatgctgatgttacacAGATACAATATTTGATTGTGGTTCAGGATCTCCGCTTCAGTTCTGACACGAAGCTTCTTTTATGAAACACCTCCAGGTTCCTGTGAGCCGGTCTGAACTGGGTTCTTTGTGGGTGCTGTTTGGTTGATGAGACGTTTTCttatttgttgaaatatttttagGATATCCGTGATCTGTTGTTATATTCAGTAACTCATAACTTAGTGTCAGCTGTGTTATTACAGAACACTGACTATGATGAGTCAGTTCGTGTTCCAGTATGTGTTACTGGTTCTTACAGCGTTCCCAGTGGGAGCAGATTTGGGGTCTCTGTGGAAGGTGAGGATCCCTCCGTGGAGGACGGTCCAGGACTGACTCCAGTTCTTCCtgtccaaaaacaacacaaacaacaaacagaacaagacaaactgaacaaactgcacaacacatgacatcacatgacagcagcagacgaagagcagaaacacacttcaCGGACAGAGAGACGCTCACCGGATCTTTTTGCCATTATCGGCTACTTTGGTCTTGTTGATGATTCCTGCTTTCTCCAGCAGATggcactgtaaacacacacacacacacacacacacacacacacacacacacacaggttagtCCTCAGGTTTCTTGAAACCTGCAGGTCAGCTTTGAAATTTGACTCCCGTGTAAACGagggagtggtgtgtgtgtgtgtgtgtgtgtgtgtgtgtgtgtgtgtgtgtgtgtgtgtgtgtgtgtgtgtgtgtgtgtgttcaggtgttcagtCTGCTCTCACCTGTAGCTCAAACACTCTTTTATCTCTGTGAATAAAATCTACTTTTGACGTcttcagtcttgtttttttacatcactaaagaaaacacaaaactacaCAAAACTACACACACTTTTCACAGAGGAACTCTTCCTCAAAGGACCCCAGCATCTTGCTTAGTGGCATCTTTCTTAAGCACCCAGTGGAACCTCCTCAATGACCTTAGAAAGTCCTCGAGAACCTCTGGAACATTATCAGGGTCTCTTCGACTCACTTGAACCTCCTAAAAGATCCATACAATCTCCTCAAGAATCCCCAGAAGACTCCCAAGGACCTGTAGATTATCCACACAGACCCTTACAACCTCTACAGTGACCATAGAGCCCACTTAAGGACAACCAAGACCTCCTCAAGGACCACTAGCAGATGCCCAAGGACCTCTAAAAATGCCTTATGGAAGCTTAGTTGTTAATCAAAGACCCCCAACACTTCATCAAGGACCTGTAGAAAATCTTTAAAGAGAGCTAAAATCTCTTCCTGAACCCATAATCCCTTCTCAAGGACCCCTTAAACTCCCATAGAAGTCCATCAAGAACTAGAACAAACTATTCAGAAGATCATCAGAGACCCCACTTCACAATGATCCCCAAAACCTCTCCTAGATACTCCTCAAGGACCTCTGAAGTGTCCCCAAAAACTCTTAGCTGTCAGAGCTGCCAGAGGACACCTGTCTGACTCTGGGTCATCTGTAGATCTCTTCCTCAAACAGACTTTCTTCTATGTCGTATAACTCAGTCAAATTTTATTTTGGTCcagtctgtgtctttgtgcctttAAAGCATAAGCAGAACCATGAGCAGAACCACCATCAGAACTGACAGCAGAACCATCAGGAGAACTATCAGCTGAACCAACAGCAGAACCATCACCAGCACCATCACCAGAACCAATAGCTGAACCATCAGGAGAACCATCAGCTGAACCATCAGCAGAACCAACAGCTGAACCAACAGCAGAACCATCAGGAGAACCAACAGCTGAACCAACAGCAGAACCCGTCCAGAGCTTCAGATGTGCTAACACACTGGATAACTCTGAAGGTATGATTAGGAGGTTAGTCGAGAAACACTGGAGAACTTTCTGGGCTACATGCTTGATGGTGGGGTAAACCGGGGCCCCCGGCTACACACAGTAAGACCCTGATCCAGCTGagaatcgaacccaggaccCACTGACCCTGGAGCAGCAGTGCTAACCACTGAGCCACCGTGTTGCCATTTctggataataataataataatcatcaaaatgttggacagcagcaggaataAGACACAGCAGGGGGCGCCGTCCATCTGAACTGCCCAGAAAGTTCCCTTCAGATAATGAGTCGGTGTTTAAGACATGAAACGTTTGATTGGCTGTGAGTTAGAAGAAAGGTTAGTAACACCTGGTCTGCTGTGACAGACCgtttccatggcaacaacagGAGATCTGACAGAGACAACCCAACAGACAACAACACCCAGCAACGTCAGCAACCAATCAGGGCCCAGGACCTACGTGCAGCTGATGGGAGCCTGCGCTCCGATCGGACAGATTCCTCTTCAGTCTGTGCCTATCAGAGAGCTTATGAGGGAGAACGGGGTGACATGAGGGCGAGCGAACGAGGTGTGATGGAGATGAATGAGGCAGgtgtgtgagggaggggagTGTGTGGGTCTACCTCTGGACTGTCGGGGGAGTGTCTTCTGTGAGACGTCTCCGTGAAGTCAGAGACGTTCCTCCTGTGGCTGACAAACGTCTGAAACGcaaagcagtgttttttccaAGCGTTAGGGTTATGTGTGTTCACCACCATTAGCATAAGTTACCATCACCATTAGCATAAGTTACCATCACCATTAGCATACGTTACCATCACCATTAGCATAAGTTATTAGCACCATTACCTTAAATTATCAGCACCATTACCTTAAGTTATCACCATCATTACcattatttccttttttgtaattgtaattaaatGTGTTGCTCaacttgttttgtttacatgatTGTTGTGTTGGTTTGACTCACGTCTTCGGCCACACTGTGTCTCCAGTTCCTGACCTGCACAGTCGCTCCCTCCTCAGAAACTCCATTTCCCATTAGCCTTTGGGGCAAATGTGGAAGCTGGAAAATTTGATAAATTACTGAAGATCAGATGTACAAACAAACGAAGACGTAATGAACAAAGCTGACCctgatctctgtgtgtgtgtgtgtgtgtgtgtgtgtgtgtgtgtgtgtgtgtgtgtgtgtaccgttGTGAAGACAGTGTCGTTGTCCTTGTGGCCGTCCACAGGATAATCTTCTTCTGGCAGTGGAGGCTTCAGTTTAATCACATAAACAACAATCATCAAAGAAAATTCTCCACTTTTATtttgagaaaagaaaatcaaagaatCCTAAATAAATTCATAATATATAATCTGCCGTCTTAATCCAGGATCGTACCGGGCCGCCCTCGTGCCTCCTGCTGGCTGTCGGTCCTGGGGGGGATGAGGAGGGGGACAGGGGCTCTGGTGCGTCCCATGACGTGGCTCCTGAGGTGGGGTTGTAGTAGTAAAATCTCCCTGAGACTTCGTCCACCAGCTGCTCCCAACCACAGCCACCCTGACAGGAAGGACACCAGCGAATGCTGTAATTGGTTGATGATGCAGCACAATGTCGCCCTCTAGAGGACAGATCATGACATCACATTCCTCTGCATGCTGCGGCGTAACGTAGCATCAGGCAGCCATCATCAAACAGAACGCTTCATGTTTATTATCATTGCGTGTTTTTATCCTCGTAGGCATTTTAATTCCATCAATGACCGCAGGTGATTCGTACCTGAGAGGAGGCgggggagagcagaggggagggggaggccAGCTGGCCCCCCTCACCACCTCTGGAACGGTCCATGTCTCGAGAAGGTGGGGGTGCCGGGCGATGGGGGTCGGACCAGGTGGTCTGTCTGGTTACaggatggaaataaaacacCTTCCCGGTGTCCTGGTCAGTGTGCACCTGGACGAGTTCATTtcatacacagagacagacagcgaggtTCAAACAGCACACTCGAGTCCGAGTCCACGCAGGTGGACCGGACCGCACCTGAACGCACCATCAGTTCACCTGCCGGACTCCGCTCAGGGGAGTGAAACGTTACAGACATACGATCAGTGACAGTTTTGGAAAAAGAGAACATCAGTTTGTCACCTAGCGACACGCAGCGTGGAGCGTTCGAGCATCAGTCGACGTTTTAAAACACCATCTGAACACGAGTCTGAGGAGTGAAGTGCAGCACTGAGTGCCAGGACGTTATTTTAGTGAAgttttgattgttgtttgtCTCGTTGACGTGTCTCTGAGCAAGGCAGTGAACCGTCACCTGCTCCTCAGCTACATGTTGCTTTGACTGTTCATTGGatcacagcagaacaaaagagAACGTCTCAGATTACAGATTAAACTTTAATCACGTCGCGGTAACATGAAGAGacgctgcagcagagaggagtggaTTGAAGTCAACGAGGAGAAGACGACGACGATTAACATCAAAATTGAAATTAAGATAAAACTTCTCACGTGATGTTGTTCTCACCAACTCTTTAACTCCGTTCAACGCTTGGACATAACACGTCTTCTTGTCTCAGTCCTTCACTTTCAGCGCTTTCTTCCAGTCCTTTCAGTGCTTCCTGCTCACCTGCCACTTCACCTTCTTTCAGCCGTGAAAACGATCACATTAAATTGGTTCTTCTGCCTGAACTGACTCCTGACTCCTTTCAATCATCTGCCACTTCACCTTCTTTCACTCCTTTACTTTCTTTGCATTTCCTCTGTCACTTCAATACCTTTCAGTGCTTCTGTCTCCACTGACACTTTACCTTCGGCTCAGGTgtgacacacatgaaacacaccTGTGCTTCACAGCtatcagaggtcagaggtcacctcACCTGCCATCCGTCCTGCGGGCTGAGGGGGGAGGCGGGGCTCATCATCCCGGAAGAGGATACTGAAGAATAGGGGGTGTGGTCTGGAGCTGGGGGGGCGTGGCCAGGAGGAGGCGATGACGGCAGGGCGGGGCCAGAGGCCGAGATCTGAGGGAGAGACGTTTTCTTCAGACTGCAGATGTTGGCATAGATGGGCGAGTTAGGGGAGCTGAGGtcctacagagacagagacagagacagacacagagtgagaggGTGAGAGCTGGGACAGTCTGTCCCTCAGGTTAAACTGCAGGCTGAAAAAAGGTTTGGACTGAAGCAGCCAGTCCTGCTGGGTTCAGCTGTAGGGTCCCTGTAAGGGTCCACCCAGCAGTCACATCTTTGGTTCTGTTCTGAACCATTAAAAGCCCAACAGACGTCAGGTGTGACAGGTGAAAGCAGTTCTCACCTGTGCCGTTAACGTGGATAGAATTCAGGTTTCTAATCctcagcacagagctgctgtctccGAGGTGAACCATGACGGTTCTGGACATTTCTGAAGGAAACACGTCTGAATCTACTGCCTCGACGGGACGAGCGGCCTCAGTTCTTACTGAACAAACCTTCCATCTGTCGACAGGACGACACCAGAGCTGCAGCGATCGGTTCATCGATCGGTCAAACGACAGAAAACAAGTCGGTTATTGATCCGAGCAGAAACGAGAAACATCGAAGAGTTCCAGGACGTTCAGACTTCAGTGAACTGAAGCTGAGACTGACCGTCTTCATTAACACAAACAGTGTGTCTCTGGGTGGACGGAGCTGCTGTCCAACAGGAAGAACTCCTCCTATgttttataaacacacacacacacacacacacacacacacacacacacacacacacacactctctctctctctctctgtcagtaaGCGAATGCACTAAACCACAAACATTAAATCCTTCCTTCTTGTGTTCAGGTGCTGGTCTCTGTCCGTCTGAATGTCTTTGCAGTGAACGGATCAGATCAAACTGTTTCTTAAACactgaagcagagacagaaaacctgCTGACTTCTTAATCTGACCTTCCATCACCATTCATTTCCTCCAGCTGATTTCTCTCTAGTATTTAAACAGTTCGGAGACTTTTTTgaggaaatgaactgaaataaaacactttttacGTGACAAACGCTGAGCAGGTGAAGTACTTTCACCCCATTTGTTTCATagttgcagtttttttttattttttttttacaaaatccagattaagaaaacacatcagtttATTGTCACAGATTAAACGACCAGAGATGAAACGAGCTGAACTTTGACAAACGACATCCTGTTTATACGTTAATACATCAACAATCACCATCCAACAGTATCATAAATAACACAGCCTCTGAGTATtagcagtacttttactgttgaTACTCAAAGAACATCAACATGctcttcttatattaatctttactgatgctgctgtattctggaatttctggaatttcccctcgcgggacaaataaaggaatattgattgactgattgattgattgattgatcactAGTGCTTCTGTACTTCCACTGCAGTAAATGACtgaatcctccaccactgacagAATACTGGATATAACCACCCAGCCGGACTCTGACAGACCCCATTAGACCAGGATCAGGTGCGACTCCTCTCAGTGTCACAGGTTTGTCAGCTGACTGCAGATCAGCTGTGTCTCTCTTCACACTGTCTAAATGAGCCACTTCCACCTTGTTTCCACAAAAGTTAACGTGCACAGCAAACAAGTAGCTTCATCCGCTTCAGTTCAGGTTTCGTGGACTTACCCATAATGCCTCTCTCTGTTAAAGTCCCTTCACCATCAGACTGGAGCAGGTTTATCATCCGTCTGTCACTGGAGCTGTCAGGTCGTCAGACTGGCTGCCTGCAGGCTGAAGCTCCGCCCCCACCCTGTTCAGCACGGGTTAGCCCCGCCCACATCTGGGTTAAACACGCCCCTGcttgctgattggctgtgggTATTTTTTAGGAATCAAGTTTCTTTAATTGTCTGAACACGATCGCAGGTTTATGCATCTTCAAGGACTCATGAAAAGGTTTGTGAAGGACACCTGGAACGTCCAGGGACCCTTAAGTTTGGACAAGACGCCTGGAACTCACTACGATTCCCTGAAACTGATCTGTGAACAGTCTACAGGGACCACCATGCCTTTGACAAGATGCCCGGAGCCTCCTGCAGGACCCTCAGACTCCTTCAAGAACTCCTTCAAGAACTCCTTCAACCTGCTCAGACCTGCAGACGGAACGTCTCCAAGGACTCCtggaattttgtttgtttgtccagctgtttgtttacatgcacacacacacacacacacacacacacacacacacacacagacagacacacacacacacacagacacacagacagacagacagacagacagacagacacacacacacacacacacacacacacagacacgcacacacaaacacacagacagacacacacacacacacacacacacacacacacacacacacagacacagatacacacgcagacacacacagacacacacatgcagacacacacacacagacacacacacacacacacacaaacagacacacacacacacacacacacagacacacacacacagacagacacacacacagacacacacacacattctctcatCCTGCGGGTGTCGCTGCAGCGCCATCTTGTCCCACTTTCCTGTCCAACCCTGAACACATCCTGTGACATCACTACATCCTGCTGACCTCATCGCATCCTCCTGTGACATCACCATCACCAGATCCAGAGCAGACGCCCAAACTCAGAGTGACAGGATCAATATTTGAaccagaaagagagaaatgaagaatTCAAATGTTCAAAAGATAAAaccacatcaaaacaaacaggaaatgattgtAATAATGTTTACAAAGTAAACATGAGTAAACATGTTGACAGGTTACACTGAACACTCATAATGAGACGAAAGAGGAACTCTAAATGGAAAAAACACGTGAAGGAACGAATAAAGAAACCATCAAATGTGAAAAGAAGAAGTGATCAAAggctggaggtcaaaggtcagctcagtTTCTAAGGAaacagcttttctttctgtcctctgcgcTTCCTGTGTGGACGCTGCAGGAAATGAGACGCTGGACGGGCTCTTATTTTGGAAAACGACCTGCAGCCTCTGACTCTGATTGTTACTATtgatacattttatttattgattattaatCTGATcgtctgcagagacagagagacaaacagagagacaccagagagacaaCCACAGAGACAATCAGTCCAACAGAGAGACAAGCAGAGACAACCAGTCCACTACAGTGGTCTACTACAGTCCTCCTAGAACAACTAAAACTACGTCTGTCTCTTCAGCCAATCACTGAGTTTCTACTGCCACGATCCTCCAatagtgaaatgtgaaaaatggtcTCTGACAAACCTGAGGGacatgacaaaaagacaaacttcTGTCCTCTGCATAGAGACgacattaaaaacagcacaaataacAACGTGGTTCACCAGAACAGGACACAGCACAATCAGAAACTCCTGCCAAGTAAAAAcaaccatgaaaacacagcgTGTCTCTGCAGGTGTCTCCACAGGTGTGGGTGGGTCTAATGGCCCAATATTAAATAGAGGAGAATATTAATCAGCGACAATTTTAAACAATATTCAAGTTAAGAAAATCTCTTCACACTCAGGGCTGTTTGTATCATTACGCATCTTTAGAGTCGATGCAGCAGGACCAGAGACGTGATCGGTTTCAGTCCCGCATCAGTCTGTCTCTGGTTGTTTGCATGTTTGGATCATGAATAATCTGAATTTATGTTTTTTACAGAGACgtcagagagctgctgacatCACGTCCCGGGATGAAGACCACGGTTGCTGACTGAAAACTCTCACCTGGCTCACAGCTACTCACATGTCCCAGAACATCTAATTGAACAACAGACATTATTCTGATAAATCCACCAAATTCTCACATGAGGAAGCATGAAGACTATTGGACCATCTGAACATGGACTTTGGAGTGGGACTGACCTGATGGCAGGACCCAAAGTGTTTCACAAGAACACATACTGAGAGGGTCTCAGATGTCTTACCTGTGTGGGAGGCGTGGCAGGTGCAAGTTCAGGGGTTGCTCCAGGACTCACTCTTCCTCCAACCAGAGCTTCCACGTCCAGGTTCAGGTCCTGGATGGACTCATAGATGTGGTTTGAATCCCCCTCCTTCAGTGAATCCTTGTTGccatcctcctccacactcatctcctccacctcctcctccagctcgaTCGGTGACTCCGGGTTGTCATGACGACCTGTGGATGATGAGGACGTACTGAGAAGGTCATTGTGGGGGGGGGTCATTGGGACCACCGGCGTCTCCACAGGGATGGGCTGCGTCTGGGGCCGAGGTGGGGAGAGGGGGTCTGCTGGACTGAAACTGGGAACTCGATGTTTCCCAGAGTCTCTGTGCTCATCTAGGAACCCTGAAACAGGGTTTTTGCTCAGAACATCATCGGCCATGTTCATACTCCCACTGGTGGTCGTGGTCCCAGCCTCTGTGGGACCAGCAGGAGGGTTGCTGGAATGTCGCTGTGTCGGCGCCAACAGAGGTGAAAGGTCATGGAAGTCCAGTGGGACACCAAATGTGGACATGCGGTTCTCAGTCTTGCGGTATCCAGTGGAAGCATCGGGTCTGAGGCGGATCGTCACCTCATCCCCCGGTTTGGTTTTGGTCCCACTGGGCTCCTCCAAAGTCTTTGGAACAGGGACGGGCACTGGGACAGGTGCCACCACAGGTAGAAGTACAGGTTCAGGACTAGGCAGACCAGCAAAGTCCAGAGGTGAGGGGAAGTCCACCGGCAGCTCTTTGACATACTTGGCAGGGATGTAGAAGGGCTTGGAGCTTTGGTCGCTCCGGACCTGCCACCAGTGGTCGTTGGTTTTAGCCAGCAGGACATAGCGTTCGTTAGGTTTGATGGAGACCAGTGCACCATCCCGACCCTGGTACTCATACTGAAACTCCACCAGAACCAGGCCCAGACCTGTAAGACCAAGACCAGACCACAGGATCAGAGGAAATAATATAGAAATAATAAAGAACAGTTCTATGAAATACAAGAGCTGATGCTAActcaactgctgctgctgctgctacttcaAATACTACTACTGTTAAAAAACTTCCACTACCTCTTCTTTAACTGCTAATGATACTTAAACTGGTGATGATACTTCGACTGGTGATGATATTTCAACTGACATGACTACTTCTGCTAATGATACTTTAAGCACTACCACTATCATTACCTCTACTACTCCTTCATTTACTGCTACTTTATTTACATACTGCgaacactgctgctgctactgctgtcGTTTCAGGGCCCATCATGGCTGCTCTCTTGTAAAATGAGTACTCACCTCTGCTGAGCAGGGAGGaggttgttgccatggtgacaacTCTGGGTTCCTCAAGCCCGTCTCCCTCAGGTAGATGGGCAGGTGGTGCTGAAgaggagaggtcaaaggtcgcacCTGATCATCAGGTCCCTGAAAGAGAAAACTTACATCAGACCAGTTGGAGCAGATTTAACAGCATGTGTTGCATTAAATACAcgtaaaaacaggaaaacagacaatGTGGTTACTCAAGCAGGCAgataagacaagacaagacaagacaagacaagacaagacaagacaagacaagacaagataagataagataagataagataagacaagataagataagacaagataagacaagacaagacaagaaaacacaacacagtagGCAGTTTGAGTGGATTTACTGACCTcctagcagctagcttagcattcTTACCAAACCTCTGCTGTTCACATCCTCAAACTGTGACATTGGCTAGCTCGCTAAGAACACACAACATGTAAGTAACACAGGGTGGAAAGTATCTAAGTATATCTTCTCGAGTACTGTCCTGAAaattctcctcctgcttcagctcaatgaactctttaaaaagcctcttggatcagctgacaatgcatcatcacaaagctgaaaacagcctgtttttctgagcttgtcacactttttggagatacgtggttctcacaggacagccgCACTGCAGACATGTGATGACCTtatagaaaatgatgcattgctgtcGATTAAAGTGTTTAAAGGTACATTTACAGCATGCTGCACTTTTCAGCAGCGTGCtgatgctaacagctaattctgCATGTTTCCACTTGTTTCAGTGATTTGTTGAAGACACAAACAGCTTCCTGTTGGTCAAAGGTTCTGTCCCTTTGCTTTGTCTCACAGTGAAGTCATATGTGACTTCCTGTCCTGGTGTCCTCACAGTCCTCTTCAGACTTTAACTGCTCTGATGTCAGTTGCTGCTGTCTGGCCTGATTTCTCTAACGGCCACTCGGTAACTTTTTAACCAGGCTCAGATCTGCTGGACTCCTTCTGGGATACAATCATGGATGCCAACGTTAGAAAAGAACCGGAAGCGTTTAAAGTACTCTCACTCAGTGGACTCAAAGGATTAAACAAGTTTACACACGAACATCAAACAGCGTTTCTACAAAGACGGACTGCAGTAATATTAGACATGAAGCTGAGGAGAAAAAGGCaggactgtgtgtttcctgttgtttgaaAGTATTACCACACCCTGCATCAAGGTAACCCTCTCCCGATCAGCCAAAAACCTCTTCACGGTTACTGCCATGAACACCAGCAGCTGTGACATAAAGTCTGCTTTAGTGATGAAGAAGGTTCAGTCCTCGAAGTGCTCGCCGACACTGAAGCTGAAGCGCTTTAGACGAGAGCGACTGAGAGCCGAGTCCGTGAAACACTGACTGAGGATCAGAGGAATGACAGTTATgtgttcctctctttcttcttgtcAGAACAAGTCAAACTACAATCAGCTCTGAACGCTGAACccttcctgcagctccagaagttaacgctaatgctaacgctaacgctAACCTCTGCTTCACCTTCACGTTCCCTCTTTGGCTCCTGAAACGTGGAGCTGTACCTCACAGCTGGTCTGACAGCGTGTCCGCGGTGAAGTGCTGGACGCTGGTCTGTGAAGTTTACAGCTGAACCTGTTCAGGATTGAAGGCCTCACCTGTGTTACAGGATGTCAGCACATACTGATCAGGTCAGTCAAACTCACCTGTCCGCTTCTCGTTAGTGTTTGCTCGGCTGTTAACGACTGCTTCActgtttcaaagtaaaagcccTCCAGGAAAGGGAGGGATCGTAAGTGTTCagccacagaaagacaacagtCTGCAGGTTTTCCCTCCGAACCACAGGCTCCACCCACTCATCAGGTACAGGCGGGGCTTCTCCGTGGCAACACCTGCTCGGGTGGAAACCTGCAGACTTCATCCTGTTTACGTGTTGCAGGTTGGAAACAGATTCCAgtgaaatgtggaaaatgaGGACACGTCGCACGTCGCCAACTGTAATGTGCGTAGGTGCAGGCGGAGGGCTAGCGGGTCACGCAGTTAGCGTAGGCTCTGGTTGGTAAGCTAGCTCAGAGCCGACAAGCGGAGGAGTTGGGATTTACTCAACCGTTTTATTTCACAATATGGAATTTCGACCATACGACGGCTGGTCTCCACGGCGCTGCGCTTACTAACATACATGTTTATAAAACATAGACGTCATGAACAACACCGACACATTA of the Chaetodon auriga isolate fChaAug3 chromosome 16, fChaAug3.hap1, whole genome shotgun sequence genome contains:
- the arhgap27l gene encoding rho GTPase-activating protein 27 isoform X2, coding for MATTSSLLSRGLGLVLVEFQYEYQGRDGALVSIKPNERYVLLAKTNDHWWQVRSDQSSKPFYIPAKYVKELPVDFPSPLDFAGLPSPEPVLLPVVAPVPVPVPVPKTLEEPSGTKTKPGDEVTIRLRPDASTGYRKTENRMSTFGVPLDFHDLSPLLAPTQRHSSNPPAGPTEAGTTTTSGSMNMADDVLSKNPVSGFLDEHRDSGKHRVPSFSPADPLSPPRPQTQPIPVETPVVPMTPPHNDLLSTSSSSTGRHDNPESPIELEEEVEEMSVEEDGNKDSLKEGDSNHIYESIQDLNLDVEALVGGRVSPGATPELAPATPPTQDLSSPNSPIYANICSLKKTSLPQISASGPALPSSPPPGHAPPAPDHTPYSSVSSSGMMSPASPLSPQDGWQVHTDQDTGKVFYFHPVTRQTTWSDPHRPAPPPSRDMDRSRGGEGGQLASPSPLLSPASSQGGCGWEQLVDEVSGRFYYYNPTSGATSWDAPEPLSPSSSPPGPTASRRHEGGPPPLPEEDYPVDGHKDNDTVFTTLPHLPQRLMGNGVSEEGATVQVRNWRHSVAEDTFVSHRRNVSDFTETSHRRHSPDSPECHLLEKAGIINKTKVADNGKKIRKNWSQSWTVLHGGILTFHRDPKSAPTGNASKSSQIVPEYTVDLRGSSVSWASKDKSSKKNVLELRTRQGCEYLMQYDTESIISDWLKVMQDTIRQLDHDHLSEDEDEAASDKEDKDRKRTSTRSSSGTAESEQRRVRTKLRRFLQRRPTLQSVKEKGYIRDNVFGCHLDTLCHRENTTIPKFVEKCVRAVERRGLDVDGIYRVSGNLAVIQKLRHKADHEEQLDLEDGQWEEIHVITGALKLFLRELPEPLFPFSCFDKFIAAIQVPDYSLRVSYMKDLVRSLPLPNHDTMELLFKHLQKVVEHKESNRMSVQSIAIVFGPTLLRPQTESANMTIHMVFQSQIVELMLNEFQTIFSQR
- the arhgap27l gene encoding rho GTPase-activating protein 27 isoform X1 — translated: MATTSSLLSRGLGLVLVEFQYEYQGRDGALVSIKPNERYVLLAKTNDHWWQVRSDQSSKPFYIPAKYVKELPVDFPSPLDFAGLPSPEPVLLPVVAPVPVPVPVPKTLEEPSGTKTKPGDEVTIRLRPDASTGYRKTENRMSTFGVPLDFHDLSPLLAPTQRHSSNPPAGPTEAGTTTTSGSMNMADDVLSKNPVSGFLDEHRDSGKHRVPSFSPADPLSPPRPQTQPIPVETPVVPMTPPHNDLLSTSSSSTGRHDNPESPIELEEEVEEMSVEEDGNKDSLKEGDSNHIYESIQDLNLDVEALVGGRVSPGATPELAPATPPTQDLSSPNSPIYANICSLKKTSLPQISASGPALPSSPPPGHAPPAPDHTPYSSVSSSGMMSPASPLSPQDGWQVHTDQDTGKVFYFHPVTRQTTWSDPHRPAPPPSRDMDRSRGGEGGQLASPSPLLSPASSQGGCGWEQLVDEVSGRFYYYNPTSGATSWDAPEPLSPSSSPPGPTASRRHEGGPPPLPEEDYPVDGHKDNDTVFTTLPHLPQRLMGNGVSEEGATVQVRNWRHSVAEDTFVSHRRNVSDFTETSHRRHSPDSPELSDRHRLKRNLSDRSAGSHQLHCHLLEKAGIINKTKVADNGKKIRKNWSQSWTVLHGGILTFHRDPKSAPTGNASKSSQIVPEYTVDLRGSSVSWASKDKSSKKNVLELRTRQGCEYLMQYDTESIISDWLKVMQDTIRQLDHDHLSEDEDEAASDKEDKDRKRTSTRSSSGTAESEQRRVRTKLRRFLQRRPTLQSVKEKGYIRDNVFGCHLDTLCHRENTTIPKFVEKCVRAVERRGLDVDGIYRVSGNLAVIQKLRHKADHEEQLDLEDGQWEEIHVITGALKLFLRELPEPLFPFSCFDKFIAAIQVPDYSLRVSYMKDLVRSLPLPNHDTMELLFKHLQKVVEHKESNRMSVQSIAIVFGPTLLRPQTESANMTIHMVFQSQIVELMLNEFQTIFSQR